The following are encoded in a window of Psychrobacter sp. P11F6 genomic DNA:
- a CDS encoding Hpt domain-containing protein — protein MKNQPNDIVTLEWLLPLFNQQLSQISDGWQLDADSTDYEQMVQHYHQVGGALTMIRLNLLADLANKLSLLADVSSRDSISANDRRIGQFSHRLLQRELNQYAGMGNHNTVLIDNAADELTQALSKLGVAPDISVSLANNQHKNLNNHAIDDHIIDGINSIEVMMPANRTATHLADYHYQQLLLVWRQQVQALLSANTNQPSLLTTLERVSQYLWQTTQHDDLQRLWYLTELWLNDLAHNDTPLPEHYASLLSQLDQVIESRTQQAELSSSVIRSLIIRVYIELNSLAQSSKRTQSLLNDLSQTSSTGSRFLPRILSELETLIFTLDKPDTLLIPLQKIQSQLEGRGWTYYVSQIHEIVTDIEQALSSETGFAQEQWQIERQLQELYNAIYHTEQTISLKIGDAASFTTLSATFEAIETQSEASPVTASVGGSLRELRIAVEDVKQSFHEYVQRQDTDLLPIAADFTDIGDAFADMGLPSIRQTMNDMASIFTQLTIHEIDVLSWDVTQALAEGLTSIELLLDYLAQQVFDPQLLMRANEYTATAAQLLTHYIASPETIKDTFLTQKSVATNVLRYDDSGEITPANSQNDVANQALTDVDNERVVGQDTADDDSTESEPLTLAREQVKPDNFEMDAEIRDIFIEEVTEVIADLEDFLPIWQQDSKDLTPLTEVRRGFHTLKGSGRMVGAFSISEMAWSIENLLNRLLDKTLPVTDEVVSLVMNTAKRLPALVVDFEAQQSPSFDPAITILQSHNLMTQQPINAGLTILDAVTADSDSALELSHPFDDDAELLTALDMSNESNETTADSTKSTAVASLSAIDIPAILKPFMQETEQLAADAHDADPDIKEIFLEEADEVLAEIVPLYEDWRLLPADLSGLVDIRRGFHTLKGSGRMVGANYTAELAWAIENMLNRILDHSVAVSADMRQLIADVLAAYPTMLTVFENDSQNYPAMVPLWIACANAYSKQQGYEFSYSALYEQASNSSEDETIQASVLSPAIDEHSPTQDNLNTAIDTTLQTINSVNEMIAEAPIYLAPQSEEEKMFCEIFIDEAEGLLQDIDQFVDEHQDQSYIEVTDEIVRAFHTLRGASGSSALAAISEVSATIEHSLELLQQQDTAMNAQHLEALAKSATLMDGYLNNYKQNVQPQNISIEDAQSQQDIASLQAMLGDQYVISDDKVTADNKPTIEQLLDNNIDELLDAEWELDDALNHSETAHVQGYISQQISQIAYLANKAKAFPKFTFILNELGHAYAYLKDNIDTARNIDTQAVLHAGHAQLVGLFDALAGSTSLKIDQQVIEDLQRIYQDDDSHGDEGIFVVRAVAAPELQLESIDTDAELLEIFLEEAQELDAALDESFNKWRTDISNINALKVLQRHLHTIKGGARMAGIRSIGDLTHEAESVYEAFVENRRIPTAQWLEIMQIVQDTMSLQVLHIVNHKKSFFASALIEQLQQFVKAQALPEMVELIIPIPKTHFEPEIQSRVANNAHLSADVSDTLSLDMMIKQSWANGLPDPDILSVFLEEAEELTNRNKYLQLFLTDTNNTTALQALQRDLHTIKGGARMVTAAGIADLAHEMESVYTDFVDNRRPATKKVLELLVASHDWLADAISILRQHVNPPTPALLIEALQQFSKNPDSLKQIPKESLQSQHEALFIAREQQDSQYLAKDISEMPSMLSSTGEEDQSANNNEMIRISGGLIEHMINLSGESAINRARIDMGMSSLTNSIEDMGITVQRLADQLRRMEIELEAQILSQIDDELINHEGFDPLEMDQYSSLNQLSKSLTESASDLIDINHTLLEKTRDSESLLLQLSRTQTELQDGLMNSRMVPFTRLTPRLERIVRQTANELNKSVELTIINADDEMDRTILERITSPLEHMLRNAVDHGIENTSTRLKAGKERSGRITLEVNREGSEIVIQLIDDGRGIDVEAVRNKAISQGLIDANDNSLTDLDIMQYIFHAGLSTSKQVTQISGRGVGMDVVISEIRQLGGAVSVVSELGKGSRFTMRLPLTVAVSDALVVRAADRYYAIPLVQIERVVRINPEKLYDYYQSGDATLNFEDVDYRVRYLNEILSGNELNELVVNTNTSLPLIIIKNRSGQNIALQVDQIAGSRIEVVVKPLGQQLSNLPGISAATIMGDGSVMLILDLIALMRNAQLVKNISQSADSKRSRLEFKSTILVVDDSVTVRKVTSRFLERQGFTVAVAKDGIDAIEILQDMIPDMILLDIEMPRMDGFEVATQVRHSKRLQHIPIIMITSRTGEKHRERALEIGVNDYMGKPFQEQELLNKIQHILGQKVSLTYEG, from the coding sequence ACAGCAAGTACAAGCGTTATTGAGTGCCAATACCAATCAGCCGTCCTTATTGACTACACTAGAAAGAGTCAGCCAATACTTATGGCAGACCACTCAACATGATGACTTACAACGCCTTTGGTACTTAACGGAACTGTGGCTAAATGACCTTGCTCATAATGATACCCCATTACCTGAGCATTATGCGTCATTGCTAAGTCAGCTGGATCAAGTAATAGAGTCTCGCACTCAGCAAGCTGAGTTGTCGTCAAGCGTTATTCGAAGCTTAATCATAAGGGTGTATATTGAACTAAATAGCCTTGCTCAAAGTAGCAAGCGCACTCAGTCACTTCTAAATGATTTGTCGCAAACGTCGTCAACGGGATCACGTTTTTTACCACGTATACTCAGTGAGCTTGAGACACTTATCTTTACTTTGGATAAGCCAGACACGCTTCTCATTCCTTTACAGAAAATACAAAGTCAACTCGAAGGTCGAGGTTGGACTTATTACGTGTCGCAAATACATGAAATTGTTACAGACATAGAGCAGGCTCTATCATCAGAAACAGGATTTGCGCAAGAACAATGGCAGATTGAGCGTCAGCTTCAAGAGCTATATAACGCTATCTATCATACCGAACAGACGATATCTCTCAAGATAGGGGATGCCGCTTCTTTTACGACATTGTCTGCAACGTTTGAAGCTATTGAAACGCAGTCGGAAGCAAGTCCTGTGACGGCTTCTGTTGGTGGAAGTTTACGTGAGCTGCGCATCGCGGTAGAAGATGTCAAACAAAGCTTTCATGAATATGTACAGCGTCAAGACACTGACTTACTGCCCATTGCTGCTGATTTTACCGATATTGGCGATGCTTTTGCCGACATGGGATTGCCATCAATTCGTCAAACCATGAATGATATGGCAAGTATATTTACACAATTGACCATTCATGAGATTGACGTACTCAGTTGGGATGTGACTCAGGCATTGGCTGAAGGACTAACGTCTATTGAATTGTTGCTTGACTACCTTGCGCAGCAGGTTTTTGACCCGCAGCTATTAATGCGGGCAAATGAGTATACTGCGACTGCCGCCCAACTTCTTACTCATTATATTGCATCGCCAGAGACCATTAAAGACACTTTCCTTACCCAAAAATCCGTAGCGACCAACGTATTGCGTTACGATGATAGTGGCGAGATTACTCCTGCTAATAGTCAAAATGATGTTGCTAACCAAGCTTTGACTGATGTAGATAATGAGCGTGTGGTAGGGCAAGATACGGCTGATGATGATAGTACCGAGAGTGAACCATTAACGCTTGCTCGTGAGCAAGTTAAGCCTGATAATTTTGAGATGGACGCAGAGATTCGTGACATCTTTATCGAAGAGGTGACGGAAGTCATTGCTGATTTAGAAGACTTTCTACCTATCTGGCAGCAAGACTCAAAGGATTTAACCCCACTCACTGAAGTGCGTAGAGGGTTCCATACTTTAAAAGGCTCAGGACGTATGGTTGGGGCTTTTAGCATCAGCGAGATGGCATGGTCGATCGAAAATCTGCTCAATCGCCTGTTAGATAAAACGCTGCCTGTCACAGATGAAGTTGTAAGTCTGGTGATGAATACGGCAAAACGTCTACCAGCATTAGTGGTAGATTTTGAAGCGCAGCAATCTCCAAGCTTTGATCCTGCTATTACTATTCTACAAAGCCATAATCTCATGACACAGCAACCTATCAATGCTGGGCTGACCATATTAGATGCTGTCACTGCTGATTCAGACTCAGCATTAGAACTATCGCATCCATTTGATGATGATGCTGAACTGCTAACTGCTCTCGACATGAGCAATGAGTCAAACGAGACAACTGCTGATAGTACGAAGAGCACTGCTGTTGCTTCCTTATCTGCTATTGATATTCCAGCGATACTCAAACCCTTTATGCAAGAAACTGAGCAGCTAGCGGCAGATGCTCATGATGCCGATCCTGATATTAAAGAGATATTTTTAGAAGAAGCTGACGAAGTATTGGCTGAGATTGTACCTTTATATGAAGATTGGCGATTATTGCCAGCTGACTTAAGCGGATTGGTGGATATTCGTCGTGGGTTCCATACCTTAAAAGGTTCCGGTCGTATGGTCGGTGCAAATTATACGGCTGAGCTGGCTTGGGCTATAGAAAATATGCTTAATCGCATTTTGGATCATAGTGTGGCTGTCTCAGCAGATATGCGTCAGCTTATTGCCGATGTGCTAGCTGCCTATCCTACGATGCTAACAGTATTTGAAAATGACAGCCAAAATTATCCAGCGATGGTGCCTTTATGGATCGCATGCGCCAATGCTTATAGCAAACAGCAAGGGTACGAATTTAGCTATTCTGCCTTGTATGAGCAAGCATCAAATAGTTCTGAGGATGAGACCATCCAAGCGTCAGTACTGTCGCCTGCTATTGATGAGCATAGCCCTACCCAAGATAATCTTAATACAGCGATAGATACCACGCTGCAGACGATTAATTCTGTCAATGAAATGATAGCAGAAGCGCCTATTTATTTAGCACCACAAAGCGAAGAAGAAAAAATGTTTTGTGAGATTTTTATCGACGAAGCAGAAGGACTATTGCAAGATATTGACCAATTCGTTGATGAGCATCAAGATCAGTCTTATATTGAAGTGACGGATGAGATTGTACGCGCATTTCATACCTTGCGAGGGGCTTCAGGTTCTAGCGCTTTAGCAGCGATCAGCGAGGTTAGCGCAACGATAGAGCATAGCTTAGAGCTACTACAGCAGCAAGATACTGCGATGAATGCTCAACATCTAGAAGCATTGGCGAAGTCTGCTACGCTAATGGACGGTTATTTAAACAACTACAAGCAAAACGTTCAGCCGCAAAATATATCGATCGAAGATGCACAAAGTCAGCAAGACATAGCCTCATTGCAAGCCATGCTTGGTGATCAATACGTCATTAGCGATGATAAGGTCACGGCTGATAACAAACCAACGATAGAGCAGTTGTTGGATAATAATATTGATGAACTATTGGATGCTGAGTGGGAATTAGATGACGCACTTAATCATTCTGAGACAGCACATGTTCAGGGCTATATATCGCAGCAAATATCGCAAATAGCTTACTTAGCCAATAAAGCAAAAGCGTTTCCAAAATTCACTTTTATTCTTAATGAGTTGGGTCACGCTTATGCCTATTTGAAAGATAATATTGATACAGCAAGAAATATCGATACCCAAGCGGTTTTACACGCTGGTCATGCTCAATTGGTTGGTTTGTTCGACGCATTGGCTGGTAGCACGTCATTGAAGATTGATCAACAAGTTATTGAAGATCTACAACGTATTTACCAAGACGATGATAGCCATGGTGATGAGGGTATCTTTGTCGTGAGAGCCGTTGCAGCACCTGAGCTACAGCTTGAATCTATTGATACTGATGCTGAGCTATTAGAGATATTTTTAGAAGAAGCTCAAGAGCTCGATGCCGCGCTGGATGAGAGTTTTAATAAGTGGCGTACTGATATCAGCAATATTAATGCGTTAAAAGTTTTACAGCGCCATCTGCACACTATCAAAGGTGGTGCGCGAATGGCAGGTATTCGTAGTATTGGTGATCTGACCCATGAAGCTGAAAGTGTCTATGAAGCATTTGTAGAGAATCGAAGAATACCGACAGCACAATGGCTTGAAATAATGCAAATAGTGCAAGACACAATGTCGTTGCAAGTACTGCATATCGTAAATCATAAAAAATCATTTTTTGCCTCAGCGCTGATTGAGCAACTACAACAGTTTGTAAAAGCCCAAGCCTTGCCAGAAATGGTAGAGCTAATCATACCTATACCGAAAACCCACTTCGAACCTGAAATACAAAGTAGGGTGGCTAACAACGCTCACCTCAGCGCTGACGTATCTGATACCTTGAGCCTAGACATGATGATTAAACAGTCATGGGCGAATGGTTTGCCAGATCCTGATATATTGTCGGTGTTTTTAGAAGAAGCTGAAGAGCTTACCAATCGTAATAAGTATCTGCAACTGTTCTTAACAGATACCAATAATACGACAGCATTACAGGCATTGCAGCGTGATTTGCATACCATCAAAGGTGGCGCACGAATGGTCACCGCAGCTGGTATCGCTGATCTGGCACATGAAATGGAATCGGTTTATACAGATTTTGTAGATAATCGTCGTCCTGCTACCAAAAAAGTATTGGAGTTGCTGGTTGCCAGTCATGACTGGCTTGCTGATGCAATATCTATCCTTAGACAACATGTCAATCCACCGACGCCTGCGCTATTGATTGAGGCATTGCAGCAATTTAGTAAAAATCCTGACAGCTTAAAGCAAATTCCTAAAGAATCCCTACAATCGCAGCATGAAGCGCTCTTTATTGCTAGAGAACAGCAAGACTCACAGTATCTGGCAAAAGATATTAGCGAGATGCCCTCTATGCTCAGCAGTACGGGTGAGGAAGATCAGAGTGCCAATAATAATGAGATGATTCGTATCTCAGGTGGTTTGATCGAGCATATGATTAACCTGTCTGGTGAGTCAGCCATCAACCGTGCTCGTATCGATATGGGCATGAGTAGCTTGACCAATAGTATCGAAGATATGGGTATTACGGTACAGCGCTTGGCTGATCAGTTACGTCGAATGGAAATCGAGCTTGAGGCGCAGATCTTGTCGCAGATAGACGATGAGCTGATTAATCATGAAGGGTTTGACCCTCTAGAGATGGATCAATATTCTTCTTTAAATCAGTTATCCAAATCTTTGACAGAGTCAGCCTCAGATTTGATTGATATTAATCATACTTTATTAGAAAAAACACGAGACAGTGAAAGCCTTTTATTACAGCTGTCTCGTACACAGACCGAGTTACAAGATGGGCTTATGAATTCGCGTATGGTGCCGTTTACGCGCTTAACGCCACGTCTTGAGCGTATCGTACGACAAACTGCCAATGAGCTGAATAAATCTGTTGAATTAACGATCATCAATGCCGATGATGAGATGGATAGAACCATTCTAGAGCGCATCACTTCACCGCTTGAACATATGCTCCGTAACGCCGTCGATCATGGTATCGAAAATACCTCAACGCGTTTAAAAGCAGGTAAAGAGCGTAGTGGGCGTATTACTCTTGAGGTAAATCGAGAAGGTAGTGAGATTGTCATTCAGTTAATAGATGACGGTCGCGGCATCGATGTAGAAGCAGTTCGTAATAAAGCCATTTCTCAAGGCTTGATTGATGCAAATGATAATAGCCTAACTGATCTTGATATCATGCAGTATATTTTCCATGCTGGACTGAGTACCAGTAAGCAAGTGACGCAGATTTCTGGACGTGGCGTGGGCATGGACGTGGTCATCAGCGAGATTCGTCAATTAGGTGGCGCTGTATCAGTTGTTTCAGAGCTGGGTAAAGGCTCACGCTTTACGATGCGCTTACCACTGACGGTTGCGGTATCTGATGCATTGGTTGTGCGTGCCGCGGATCGCTATTATGCGATACCTTTGGTACAGATTGAGCGTGTGGTACGGATTAATCCAGAGAAGCTTTATGACTATTACCAGTCAGGTGATGCAACATTAAACTTTGAAGATGTTGATTATCGAGTGCGTTATTTAAATGAGATTTTATCAGGCAATGAGTTGAATGAGCTGGTCGTTAATACCAATACCAGTTTGCCACTCATTATCATTAAGAATCGTAGCGGACAAAATATTGCATTGCAGGTTGATCAGATTGCAGGGTCACGTATTGAAGTCGTGGTCAAACCTCTAGGACAACAGTTATCGAATCTACCAGGTATTTCAGCAGCGACTATCATGGGCGATGGTTCAGTAATGCTTATCTTAGACCTGATTGCTTTGATGCGTAATGCGCAGTTGGTCAAAAATATCTCGCAATCTGCTGATTCTAAACGTAGTCGTTTAGAGTTTAAGTCTACTATTTTAGTGGTGGATGACTCTGTTACCGTACGTAAAGTGACGTCACGTTTCTTAGAGCGCCAAGGGTTTACTGTGGCGGTGGCAAAAGATGGTATCGATGCAATTGAAATATTACAAGACATGATACCAGACATGATATTGCTCGACATTGAGATGCCACGCATGGATGGTTTCGAGGTGGCTACTCAAGTGAGACACAGCAAGCGCTTACAACATATCCCAATCATCATGATCACATCACGTACAGGTGAAAAGCATCGTGAGCGTGCACTAGAGATTGGTGTGAATGATTACATGGGTAAGCCATTCCAAGAACAAGAGCTACTTAATAAAATCCAGCACATACTGGGTCAAAAGGTCAGCTTAACCTATGAAGGATAA